A genomic segment from Nodularia sphaerocarpa UHCC 0038 encodes:
- a CDS encoding peptidase domain-containing ABC transporter, with product MTYISSSFQEFISKLEGFEHLPSEEITHLSQQIQALRYRIGQKIIGKEQLSEQITILYEGKVRLLGYHPQTQTPTTLKLLQPGAIIGEISILREVACETAIASTEVICLNLSKTEYLRLVASYPDFSNTRINRTHLIEVFDVLGSQVEKQANAMLNFTELAEQALSRAKIHYLNPGITPVIQLDRENIWFVSSGNAVKNFPSGSRLELTHTLEVKATSRARLIGLSPGDLSFLDTHQTQISPINNTQPTITENQEIPYAYDQEIPQPEPSPNKARPKHQNYPFVKGKGELNTTLACFQMLSKHLEIPPRREVIRRILSEQIKRQGNISFPACAYVAEFIGLKSQLIDLPVAAITRIPTPALIYYGDSYAVLYEVHPNTIVAGVPSQGIISCKPAEFVAKLDIDENHLPPQVKVLLLAATKETPQERFGIQWFIPYLSKYRRVLIEVFIASFFVQLAQLANPLVIQLIIDKVIVQNSLSTLNVLGVLLLVVGIFEALLTTLRTYLFVDTTNRIDMGLGSEIIDHLLRLPLRYFERRPVGELATRINELENIRQFLTGTALTVVLDAVFSIIYIIVMLFYSWQLTLVGLGTIPIFIILTLIASPTISKQLRTKAERNAHTQSYLVEVMSGIQTVKAQNIELQSRFSWQKRYARYVAAGFKTVITSTLANSTSSFLNKLSALLVLWLGAYLVLQGELTLGELIAFRIISGYVTSPILRLAQLWQSFQETALSLERLSDIVDTPQEGEEDRDNIPLPAISGGVKFENVSFRFATSGPLQLSNVNLEIPSGKFIGIVGQSGSGKSTLMKLLLRLYEVESGRILIDNYDISKVELYSLRRQVGVVPQETLLFDGTVQENIALTNPDSTTDEIIAAARIAVAHDFIMSLPNGYNTRVGERGAGLSGGQRQRIAIARSILQRPKLLVLDEATSALDYPTERQVCLNLAQAFQGNTVFFITHRLTTVSHADMIIVMDNGRVIEQGSHQDLMAAKGHYFYLYQQQEVNV from the coding sequence ATGACTTATATATCAAGTTCCTTTCAAGAATTCATTTCCAAGCTAGAGGGCTTTGAGCATCTACCTAGCGAAGAGATAACTCATTTGTCCCAACAAATACAAGCTTTGCGCTACCGCATAGGACAAAAAATCATTGGGAAAGAACAACTCAGCGAACAAATTACCATTCTTTACGAAGGAAAAGTTCGGTTGTTGGGATATCATCCCCAAACCCAAACACCTACGACATTAAAATTGTTGCAACCAGGCGCAATCATCGGTGAGATTAGTATATTACGCGAAGTTGCCTGTGAAACAGCGATCGCATCCACCGAAGTCATCTGTCTGAACTTAAGTAAAACCGAATATTTGCGCCTGGTTGCTTCCTATCCAGACTTTAGCAACACACGCATAAACCGCACTCATTTAATAGAAGTATTTGATGTTCTCGGTTCACAAGTGGAAAAGCAAGCCAACGCAATGCTTAATTTCACAGAACTCGCAGAACAAGCCTTATCCAGAGCCAAAATACATTACCTAAATCCAGGAATCACCCCAGTAATCCAACTAGATAGAGAAAATATCTGGTTTGTCAGTAGCGGTAATGCAGTCAAAAATTTCCCTTCAGGTTCCCGCTTAGAATTAACTCACACACTGGAAGTTAAAGCAACAAGTCGCGCCCGTTTAATAGGTTTATCTCCAGGAGACTTATCATTTTTAGACACTCATCAGACGCAGATTTCTCCTATAAATAATACCCAACCAACTATCACCGAAAACCAAGAAATTCCCTACGCCTATGACCAAGAAATTCCCCAGCCCGAACCATCTCCCAACAAAGCTAGACCAAAACATCAAAATTACCCATTTGTAAAAGGTAAAGGCGAATTAAATACCACCCTCGCCTGTTTTCAAATGCTCTCGAAACACCTAGAAATTCCCCCCCGCAGGGAAGTGATTCGTCGCATCTTAAGCGAGCAAATCAAACGCCAAGGTAATATATCCTTTCCAGCTTGTGCTTACGTAGCAGAATTTATCGGACTCAAATCCCAGTTAATAGACTTACCCGTGGCGGCAATTACGCGCATTCCTACACCAGCACTAATTTATTATGGTGATAGTTATGCTGTTTTATATGAAGTTCACCCAAATACCATTGTTGCAGGTGTACCATCCCAAGGAATTATCAGCTGCAAACCTGCGGAATTTGTCGCCAAATTAGATATTGACGAAAATCACTTACCTCCCCAAGTAAAAGTCTTATTACTTGCTGCTACTAAAGAAACACCTCAAGAACGCTTTGGTATCCAATGGTTTATTCCTTATCTCTCAAAATATAGACGAGTTCTGATAGAAGTATTTATTGCTTCATTTTTTGTCCAATTAGCCCAATTAGCTAATCCCCTCGTCATTCAGTTAATTATCGACAAAGTTATAGTTCAAAATAGTCTTAGTACCCTAAACGTTTTAGGAGTATTGCTCTTAGTAGTCGGCATATTTGAAGCCTTACTCACCACATTAAGAACCTACTTATTTGTTGATACAACCAACCGCATTGATATGGGTTTGGGTTCAGAAATTATCGACCACTTACTACGTCTACCACTGCGCTATTTTGAACGCCGCCCCGTAGGTGAACTAGCCACTCGTATCAACGAATTAGAGAATATTCGTCAATTTCTCACCGGGACAGCCTTAACAGTCGTATTAGATGCAGTATTTTCGATAATTTATATTATCGTCATGCTGTTTTATAGTTGGCAATTAACTTTAGTAGGTTTAGGAACAATACCGATATTTATTATTCTCACATTAATTGCCTCCCCCACAATTAGCAAACAGTTACGCACCAAAGCTGAACGCAACGCCCATACTCAATCATATTTAGTTGAGGTAATGTCAGGTATTCAAACAGTAAAAGCGCAAAATATTGAACTACAATCGCGTTTTTCCTGGCAAAAGCGTTATGCTCGGTATGTAGCGGCTGGTTTTAAAACCGTGATTACTTCCACACTGGCTAACTCTACCAGTAGTTTTCTCAATAAACTCAGTGCATTGTTAGTATTGTGGTTAGGTGCTTATTTAGTCCTGCAAGGAGAATTAACCCTAGGAGAATTAATCGCTTTTAGAATTATCTCAGGTTACGTCACCAGCCCCATATTACGATTAGCGCAACTTTGGCAAAGTTTCCAAGAAACGGCTTTATCCCTGGAACGTTTAAGCGATATTGTCGATACACCACAAGAAGGTGAAGAAGACCGCGACAATATTCCCTTACCCGCCATTTCTGGAGGAGTGAAATTTGAAAATGTTTCCTTCCGATTTGCGACAAGTGGACCCTTACAACTTTCTAACGTTAATCTCGAAATTCCATCAGGAAAATTTATTGGTATTGTCGGACAAAGTGGTTCCGGTAAAAGTACATTAATGAAATTACTGCTGAGATTGTACGAAGTAGAGTCGGGCAGAATTTTAATTGATAATTACGATATTTCCAAAGTGGAACTTTATTCCCTGCGGCGACAGGTGGGTGTAGTTCCCCAAGAAACACTCTTGTTTGATGGAACTGTTCAGGAAAATATTGCTTTAACCAATCCCGATTCCACAACTGATGAAATTATTGCAGCAGCTCGCATTGCTGTAGCGCACGATTTTATTATGTCCTTACCCAACGGTTATAATACACGGGTAGGAGAGAGAGGTGCTGGACTTTCGGGAGGACAAAGACAAAGAATAGCCATAGCTCGTTCTATTTTACAACGACCAAAATTATTAGTTTTAGACGAAGCCACCAGCGCTTTAGACTATCCCACAGAGCGACAAGTTTGTTTAAATTTAGCTCAAGCCTTTCAAGGTAACACAGTCTTCTTTATTACCCATCGCCTCACCACTGTCAGCCATGCAGATATGATTATCGTCATGGATAATGGCAGAGTTATAGAACAAGGAAGTCATCAAGATTTAATGGCTGCTAAAGGTCATTATTTCTATCTTTATCAGCAACAAGAAGTGAATGTGTAA
- a CDS encoding peptidylprolyl isomerase — protein sequence MTAVLQSGNIWQQAATNLNQCSSAEILQLLEKYQMLPQLIKEVVLDQAIAPISCTAEEEKIASEKLAQHYQITSDDAGERWLEQNHLSREQFRAIAIRQFKIEKFKHLTWGSDLESYFSQRKPQLNRVVYSLIRTNDIGIAQEIYFRLQAGEQTFAELAREYSQGTEAQTNGLIGPVELQTIHPALAKILATSQPKQLLPPTQLENWIVIVRLEKLLLTQLDNSLRQRLLNERFHTWLQAQMTAQP from the coding sequence ATGACAGCAGTTCTACAATCAGGCAATATCTGGCAACAAGCGGCGACTAATCTCAATCAGTGTTCGTCAGCAGAAATTTTGCAATTGCTGGAAAAATACCAAATGCTGCCGCAGCTGATCAAAGAGGTAGTGCTTGATCAAGCGATCGCCCCAATTTCCTGTACAGCAGAAGAAGAGAAAATAGCCAGTGAAAAGCTAGCCCAACATTATCAAATCACCTCTGATGATGCGGGTGAACGTTGGCTAGAGCAAAATCATCTGAGTAGAGAACAATTTAGGGCGATCGCCATCCGCCAATTTAAAATAGAAAAATTCAAGCACCTGACTTGGGGAAGCGATTTAGAATCCTATTTTTCACAGCGCAAACCCCAACTAAATCGAGTAGTTTATTCACTAATTAGAACTAACGACATTGGTATTGCTCAAGAAATCTATTTTCGTCTACAAGCAGGAGAACAAACTTTCGCCGAACTAGCACGAGAATATTCTCAAGGAACCGAAGCACAAACAAATGGTTTAATCGGCCCCGTAGAATTGCAAACTATCCATCCAGCCTTAGCAAAAATATTAGCTACGAGCCAGCCAAAGCAACTCTTACCACCAACGCAATTAGAAAACTGGATAGTCATAGTCCGTCTAGAGAAATTGTTGCTCACACAGTTAGATAATTCACTGCGTCAACGCTTGCTCAATGAACGTTTTCATACTTGGCTACAAGCACAAATGACAGCGCAACCTTAA
- a CDS encoding HlyD family type I secretion periplasmic adaptor subunit gives MIQLNGNGNGHNGNGKPKNGIKPDSRVLTSLNKAPHQPLGNANYTNFEQSVVLRQSPIWSRTIMMTLIGLACFGIIWAYFAKIEQVVPATGQLKPEGTVKEVQAPVSGVVKTVHVKDGVKVKPGDLLLTFETIATVAELDSLKKVRTALMAENQIYRQLMANSYTTAAELGFSSGKLPVNAEFLLKSRTALIKENELLRAELSNLNTVAGLGVDEQKRLQFAQREFDSRSAGRQLEVEKTKKELAQIQVRKNNTKSSLAIQQGILDKIKVLAEEGGISQLQYLNQQQQVQTLTAEIAQLDEEQQRLQLGIQQGQQEHKNTVAASGKNVLEKIAENKKRIAEIDSQFMRIVLSNEQTLADLNSKVSQAQLNFEYQELRAPVAGTIFDLQAKNPGFVANASQEVLQIVPEDKFIAEVFITNKDIGFVREGMHTDVRIDSFPFSQFGDIKGQVISIGSDALPPDETYKFYRFPATISLDKQYLDINGKNISLQSGMSIVANIKVREERTVMSLFTEMFTKQVDSLKEVR, from the coding sequence ATGATTCAACTTAATGGCAATGGCAACGGTCATAATGGCAACGGTAAGCCAAAAAACGGTATCAAACCAGATTCGCGGGTACTCACATCTTTAAATAAGGCTCCTCATCAGCCTTTAGGAAATGCCAACTATACTAATTTTGAACAATCAGTTGTGTTACGCCAATCTCCAATTTGGTCACGCACAATTATGATGACCTTAATTGGGTTAGCTTGCTTTGGCATTATTTGGGCGTATTTCGCTAAAATTGAGCAAGTAGTGCCTGCTACAGGACAACTCAAGCCAGAAGGAACAGTCAAAGAAGTGCAAGCTCCTGTGAGTGGAGTCGTCAAAACTGTTCATGTCAAAGATGGAGTAAAAGTTAAGCCAGGAGACTTGCTCCTCACCTTTGAAACCATTGCGACAGTTGCCGAATTAGATTCTTTAAAAAAGGTTCGTACGGCGTTAATGGCAGAAAACCAAATTTATCGCCAGTTAATGGCAAATAGTTATACCACAGCAGCTGAACTAGGATTTTCCAGTGGTAAATTACCAGTAAATGCCGAATTTCTCTTGAAAAGTAGGACAGCTTTAATTAAAGAAAATGAATTGTTACGTGCCGAATTAAGCAACTTGAATACAGTTGCAGGTTTAGGAGTTGATGAACAAAAACGTCTGCAATTTGCTCAAAGAGAATTTGATTCTCGTTCTGCTGGAAGACAGTTAGAAGTAGAGAAAACGAAGAAAGAACTTGCTCAAATACAAGTGAGAAAGAATAATACTAAATCTAGTTTAGCTATTCAACAGGGTATTTTAGATAAAATTAAAGTCCTCGCTGAGGAAGGTGGTATTTCTCAGCTTCAATATCTCAATCAGCAACAACAAGTACAAACCCTCACAGCCGAAATTGCACAATTAGACGAAGAACAGCAACGTCTACAGTTGGGAATTCAGCAAGGACAGCAGGAACATAAAAATACTGTGGCTGCTTCTGGTAAAAATGTCTTAGAAAAAATCGCTGAGAATAAAAAACGTATTGCCGAAATTGATAGCCAATTCATGAGAATTGTGCTAAGTAATGAACAAACATTAGCAGATTTAAATAGTAAAGTTTCTCAAGCGCAGTTAAACTTTGAATATCAAGAACTGCGCGCTCCCGTGGCGGGAACAATTTTTGACTTACAAGCAAAAAACCCAGGGTTTGTGGCTAATGCTAGTCAAGAAGTCTTACAAATTGTCCCTGAAGATAAATTTATTGCTGAGGTTTTTATTACCAATAAAGATATTGGTTTTGTGCGGGAAGGAATGCATACAGATGTGAGAATTGACTCCTTTCCTTTCAGCCAGTTTGGGGATATTAAAGGACAAGTAATTAGTATAGGTTCAGATGCGTTACCACCAGATGAAACATATAAATTTTATAGATTTCCCGCAACAATTAGTTTGGATAAACAATATTTAGATATTAACGGTAAAAATATCTCTTTACAGTCAGGAATGTCCATTGTCGCTAATATTAAAGTACGTGAAGAACGTACAGTTATGAGTCTATTTACGGAAATGTTTACTAAACAAGTTGATAGTTTGAAAGAGGTACGTTAA